In Phacochoerus africanus isolate WHEZ1 chromosome 2, ROS_Pafr_v1, whole genome shotgun sequence, one DNA window encodes the following:
- the LTK gene encoding leukocyte tyrosine kinase receptor isoform X2 → MESSFLLSSPLTFSGAAERGHLSGAAGEPAPLPESLQPLRSTWGQMGSKGSGDRGAGLEGEGGRGATYVFRVRSGELEPLPLAAGGGGPAYLTRRDRGQTQAAPKKLENRLAAPGSRWRGRGQVRLGPAQSWLLPPGLMEVSPVSVCSEPRTMVLLERSMRNSPPGPCTDPAHVFPNLHDLMCLPGQLSPLAMQDLLQLAQDIAQGCHCLEENHFIHSLGVLRGLPAPANQLNSLTQGIALPHHLKKRLRLEFLSLGSDFSA, encoded by the exons ATGGAGTCTTCATTTCTGCTGTCTTCTCCCTTGACATTCTCAGGAGCAGCTGAGAGAGGACACCTGTCCGGA GCGGCAGGAGAGCCTGCTCCTCTACCTGAGAGTCTCCAGCCGCTGAGGAGCACGTGGGGACAGATGGGATCGAAGGGGTCCGGGGATCGTGGAGCTGGACTGGAGGGTGAGGGTGGCAGGGGCGCCACCTACGTCTTTCGG GTGCGCTCAGGCGAGCTGGAGCCGCTGCCGCTGGCGGCGGGTGGAGGCGGTCCGGCGTACTTGACGCGGAGAGACAGAGGCCAGACTCAGGCCGCCCCCAAGAAACTGGAGAACCGCTTGGCGGCGCCCGGGAGCAGGTGGAGAGGCCGGGGGCAG GTGCGGCTTGGCCCAGCCCAGTCCTGGCTGCTGCCTCCagggcttatggaggtttcccCAGTCAGTGTTTGCTCAG AACCCCGGACCATGGTGCTTTTGGAGAGGTCTATGAGGAACAG CCCTCCAGGCCCCTGTACAGACCCTGCTCATGTGTTCCCAAACCTGCATGATCTGATGTGCCTTCCGGGCCAGCTGTCACCTCTGGCCATGCAAGACCTTCTCCAGCTGGCTCAGGACATAGCCCAGGGCTGTCACTGCCTGGAGGAAAATCACTTCATCCACAGCTTGGGAGTGCTCAGGGgactccccgcccccgccaaccAGCTTAACTCCCTCACCCAAGGAATAGCCCTTCCACATCACTTAAAGAAAAGACTGAGGCTGGAGTTTCTGAGTCTGGGCAGTGATTTTTCTGCCTAA
- the LTK gene encoding leukocyte tyrosine kinase receptor isoform X1 has protein sequence MESSFLLSSPLTFSGAAERGHLSGVSKASEEGARARAALLGIQTLALQGEGSGPRLIQTRASAKAAGEPAPLPESLQPLRSTWGQMGSKGSGDRGAGLEGEGGRGATYVFRVRSGELEPLPLAAGGGGPAYLTRRDRGQTQAAPKKLENRLAAPGSRWRGRGQVRLGPAQSWLLPPGLMEVSPVSVCSEPRTMVLLERSMRNSPPGPCTDPAHVFPNLHDLMCLPGQLSPLAMQDLLQLAQDIAQGCHCLEENHFIHSLGVLRGLPAPANQLNSLTQGIALPHHLKKRLRLEFLSLGSDFSA, from the exons ATGGAGTCTTCATTTCTGCTGTCTTCTCCCTTGACATTCTCAGGAGCAGCTGAGAGAGGACACCTGTCCGGAGTAAGTAAAGCCAGTGAGGAGGGGGCGAGGGCCAGGGCGGCGCTCCTCGGGATTCAGACCTTGGCACTGCAAGGGGAGGGTTCCGGGCCCCGGCTAATTCAGACGCGGGCTTCCGCGAAGGCGGCAGGAGAGCCTGCTCCTCTACCTGAGAGTCTCCAGCCGCTGAGGAGCACGTGGGGACAGATGGGATCGAAGGGGTCCGGGGATCGTGGAGCTGGACTGGAGGGTGAGGGTGGCAGGGGCGCCACCTACGTCTTTCGG GTGCGCTCAGGCGAGCTGGAGCCGCTGCCGCTGGCGGCGGGTGGAGGCGGTCCGGCGTACTTGACGCGGAGAGACAGAGGCCAGACTCAGGCCGCCCCCAAGAAACTGGAGAACCGCTTGGCGGCGCCCGGGAGCAGGTGGAGAGGCCGGGGGCAG GTGCGGCTTGGCCCAGCCCAGTCCTGGCTGCTGCCTCCagggcttatggaggtttcccCAGTCAGTGTTTGCTCAG AACCCCGGACCATGGTGCTTTTGGAGAGGTCTATGAGGAACAG CCCTCCAGGCCCCTGTACAGACCCTGCTCATGTGTTCCCAAACCTGCATGATCTGATGTGCCTTCCGGGCCAGCTGTCACCTCTGGCCATGCAAGACCTTCTCCAGCTGGCTCAGGACATAGCCCAGGGCTGTCACTGCCTGGAGGAAAATCACTTCATCCACAGCTTGGGAGTGCTCAGGGgactccccgcccccgccaaccAGCTTAACTCCCTCACCCAAGGAATAGCCCTTCCACATCACTTAAAGAAAAGACTGAGGCTGGAGTTTCTGAGTCTGGGCAGTGATTTTTCTGCCTAA
- the LTK gene encoding leukocyte tyrosine kinase receptor isoform X3 produces the protein MESSFLLSSPLTFSGAAERGHLSGVSKASEEGARARAALLGIQTLALQGEGSGPRLIQTRASAKAAGEPAPLPESLQPLRSTWGQMGSKGSGDRGAGLEGEGGRGATYVFRVRLGPAQSWLLPPGLMEVSPVSVCSEPRTMVLLERSMRNSPPGPCTDPAHVFPNLHDLMCLPGQLSPLAMQDLLQLAQDIAQGCHCLEENHFIHSLGVLRGLPAPANQLNSLTQGIALPHHLKKRLRLEFLSLGSDFSA, from the exons ATGGAGTCTTCATTTCTGCTGTCTTCTCCCTTGACATTCTCAGGAGCAGCTGAGAGAGGACACCTGTCCGGAGTAAGTAAAGCCAGTGAGGAGGGGGCGAGGGCCAGGGCGGCGCTCCTCGGGATTCAGACCTTGGCACTGCAAGGGGAGGGTTCCGGGCCCCGGCTAATTCAGACGCGGGCTTCCGCGAAGGCGGCAGGAGAGCCTGCTCCTCTACCTGAGAGTCTCCAGCCGCTGAGGAGCACGTGGGGACAGATGGGATCGAAGGGGTCCGGGGATCGTGGAGCTGGACTGGAGGGTGAGGGTGGCAGGGGCGCCACCTACGTCTTTCGG GTGCGGCTTGGCCCAGCCCAGTCCTGGCTGCTGCCTCCagggcttatggaggtttcccCAGTCAGTGTTTGCTCAG AACCCCGGACCATGGTGCTTTTGGAGAGGTCTATGAGGAACAG CCCTCCAGGCCCCTGTACAGACCCTGCTCATGTGTTCCCAAACCTGCATGATCTGATGTGCCTTCCGGGCCAGCTGTCACCTCTGGCCATGCAAGACCTTCTCCAGCTGGCTCAGGACATAGCCCAGGGCTGTCACTGCCTGGAGGAAAATCACTTCATCCACAGCTTGGGAGTGCTCAGGGgactccccgcccccgccaaccAGCTTAACTCCCTCACCCAAGGAATAGCCCTTCCACATCACTTAAAGAAAAGACTGAGGCTGGAGTTTCTGAGTCTGGGCAGTGATTTTTCTGCCTAA
- the ITPKA gene encoding inositol-trisphosphate 3-kinase A has translation MTLPGGPTGMARPGGGGHCSPGLERAPRRSVGELRLLFEARCAAVAAAAAAGEPRARGAKRRGGKVPNGLPRAPPAPVIPQLTVTAEEPDVPPASPGPPEPEGGWLPAVGSSHLQQPRRLSTSSLSSTGSSSLPEDSEDDLLSDSESRSRGNVQLEASEDVGQKSHWQKIRTMVNLPVMSPFKKRYAWVQLAGHTGSFKAAGTTGLILKRSSEPERYCLARLMADALRGCVPAFHGVVERDGESYLQLQDLLDGFDGPCVLDCKMGVRTYLEEELTKARERPKLRKDMYKKMLAVDPEAPTEEEHAQRAVTKPRYMQWREGISSSTTLGFRIEGIKKADGSCSTDFKTTRSREQVIRVFEEFVQGDAEVLRRYLNRLQQIRDTLEVSEFFRRHEVIGSSLLFVHDHCHRAGVWLIDFGKTTPLPDGQTLDHRRPWEEGNREDGYLLGLDNLIGILASLAER, from the exons ATGACCCTGCCCGGGGGCCCGACGGGCATGGCGAGGCCGGGTGGCGGGGGGCACTGCAGCCCCGGGCTGGAGCGGGCCCCGCGCCGGAGTGTTGGGGAGCTGCGCCTGCTCTTCGAGGCGCGCTGCGCCGCGgtcgctgccgccgccgccgcagggGAGCCCCGGGCCCGCGGGGCCAAGCGGCGGGGGGGAAAGGTTCCTAATGGGCTTCCACGGGCTCCCCCTGCCCCGGTGATCCCGCAGCTGACTGTGACGGCCGAGGAGCCGGACGTGCCCCCGGCCAGCCCCGGGCCACCCGAGCCGGAGGGTGGCTGGCTCCCGGCCGTAGGCTCGTCGCACCTGCAGCAGCCGCGCCGCCTCTCCACCTCATCGCTCTCCTCCACTGGCTCCTCGTCGCTGCCCGAGGACTCGGAGGACGATCTTCTGAGCGACAGCGAGAGCCGGAGCCGCGGCAACGTGCAGCTGGAAGCGAGCGAGGACGTAGGTCAG AAAAGCCACTGGCAGAAGATCCGGACCATGGTGAATCTGCCAGTCATGAGCCCTTTCAAGAAGCGCTATGCCTGGGTGCAGCTGGCGGGGCACACGG GGAGTTTCAAGGCGGCTGGCACCACGGGGCTGATCCTAAAGCGTAGCTCAGAGCCGGAGCGCTACTGCCTGGCGCGGCTCATGGCTGACGCGCTGCGCGGCTGCGTGCCCGCCTTCCACGGCGTGGTGGAGCGCGATGGCGAGAGCTACCTGCAGTTGCAAGACCTGCTCGACGGCTTCGATGGGCCCTGTGTATTGGACTGCAAGATGGGCGTCAG GACTTACCTGGAAGAGGAGCTGACCAAAGCCCGCGAGCGGCCGAAGCTGCGAAAGGACATGTACAAGAAGATGCTGGCAGTAGACCCTGAAGCACCCACGGAGGAGGAGCACGCGCAGCGCGCGGTCACAAAGCCGCGCTACATGCAATGGCGAGAAGGCATTAGCTCAAGCACCACGCTCGGCTTCCGCATCGAAGGCATCAAG AAAGCCGATGGCTCTTGCAGCACCGATTTCAAGACGACGAGAAGCCGGGAACAGGTGATTCGCGTCTTTGAGGAGTTCGTGCAAGGAGATGCAGAAGTGCTG AGGAGGTATCTGAACCGGCTGCAGCAGATCCGGGACACCCTGGAGGTCTCTGAGTTCTTTAGGAGGCACGAG GTGATTGGCAGCTCGCTCCTCTTCGTGCATGATCACTGCCATCGTGCAGGCGTATGGCTCATCGACTTCGGCAAGACCACGCCTCTCCCGGATGGCCAGACCCTGGACCACCGACGGCCCTGGGAGGAGGGCAACCGAGAGGACGGCTACTTGCTGGGGCTGGACAATCTCATTGGCATCTTGGCCAGCCTGGCTGAGAGATGA